The Actinomadura sp. WMMB 499 genome includes a window with the following:
- a CDS encoding WhiB family transcriptional regulator, translating to MWITDWTARAACRNADPDALFVQGAAQNRAKIICRGCPVRTECLADALDNRIEFGVWGGMTERERRALLRRRPDVRSWRDLLETAKEEYERSADADEEELVAS from the coding sequence ATGTGGATCACGGATTGGACCGCCCGCGCCGCCTGCCGTAACGCGGACCCGGACGCTCTGTTCGTGCAGGGTGCGGCGCAGAACCGGGCCAAGATCATCTGCCGCGGGTGCCCGGTGCGGACGGAGTGCCTCGCGGACGCGCTGGACAACCGGATCGAGTTCGGTGTCTGGGGTGGGATGACCGAGCGTGAGCGACGGGCGCTGCTGCGGCGGCGGCCGGACGTGCGGTCGTGGCGCGATCTGCTGGAGACCGCCAAGGAGGAGTACGAGCGGTCGGCGGACGCCGACGAGGAAGAGCTCGTAGCCAGCTGA
- a CDS encoding DUF1152 domain-containing protein — protein MFSLKEPPLFTRLRDADRILVAGAGGGFDIFAGLPLALALWDEGKEVHLANLSFSHLDGLPLDVWADTDLAAVTPATVGADPYFPEGALARWLDRHGLPSTVHAFPKVGVRPLRAAYRSLVEKLELDAVVLVDGGTDILMRGDEAGLGTPEEDMASLAAVHGLDVAEKLVVCLGFGVDAYHGVNHAQVLENLAALSRENAYLGAVSIPFDSREAALYLDAVDYAQASTPARPSIVNGSIAAAVRGLFGDVRFTDRTSGGELFINPLMAMYFAVDLDALARRSLYLDRLEDTSLMRQIHSIIAAFREELPRTRPPRQYPH, from the coding sequence GTGTTCTCTCTCAAGGAACCCCCGCTGTTCACGCGCCTCCGCGACGCGGACCGCATCCTGGTGGCCGGTGCGGGCGGCGGCTTCGACATCTTCGCCGGCCTGCCGCTCGCCCTCGCCCTCTGGGACGAAGGCAAAGAGGTGCATCTGGCGAACCTGTCGTTCAGCCACCTGGACGGCCTGCCGCTCGACGTCTGGGCGGACACCGACCTCGCGGCCGTCACACCGGCCACGGTCGGAGCCGACCCGTACTTCCCCGAAGGCGCCCTCGCGCGCTGGCTGGACCGCCACGGCCTGCCCTCGACCGTCCACGCGTTCCCCAAGGTGGGCGTCCGGCCGCTGCGCGCCGCCTACCGGAGCCTGGTCGAGAAGCTGGAGCTGGACGCGGTCGTCCTGGTGGACGGCGGTACCGACATCCTGATGCGCGGTGACGAGGCAGGGCTCGGCACTCCCGAAGAGGACATGGCGAGCCTCGCCGCCGTGCACGGCCTGGACGTCGCAGAGAAACTCGTCGTCTGCCTGGGGTTCGGTGTGGACGCCTACCACGGCGTGAACCACGCGCAGGTACTGGAGAACCTCGCGGCGCTCTCCCGCGAGAACGCGTATCTGGGTGCGGTGTCCATCCCGTTCGACAGTCGGGAGGCGGCCCTCTACCTGGACGCGGTCGACTACGCGCAGGCCTCGACGCCGGCGCGCCCCAGCATCGTGAACGGGTCGATCGCCGCGGCCGTCCGGGGACTGTTCGGCGACGTCCGCTTCACCGACCGCACCAGCGGCGGCGAGCTGTTCATCAACCCGCTCATGGCGATGTACTTCGCCGTCGACCTGGACGCTCTCGCCCGCCGCTCCCTGTACCTCGACCGGCTGGAGGACACCAGCCTGATGCGGCAGATCCACTCGATCATCGCGGCGTTCCGCGAGGAGCTGCCCCGTACCCGTCCGCCGCGCCAGTACCCGCACTGA
- a CDS encoding ArsA family ATPase, which yields MSPTAKVPPALDVDGLLDDRRTKIIVCCGSGGVGKTTTAAALGVRAAERGRDVVVLTVDPARRLAQSMGLSELDNNPRKIEVDGDGELHAMMLDMKRTFDEIVEAHADPDRAKQILANPFYQSLSSSLSGTQEYMAMEKLGQLHRSGAWDLIIVDTPPSRNALDFLDAPERMGRFLDGRFMKMLAAPAKTGGRFGVKVISAGFGMFTGVVNKVIGVQLLRDVQTFVAAFDTVFGGFQERAEKTFQLLQTPGTAFLVVAAPEPDALREASYFIERLAEERMPLAGLVVNRVHESAADGLSAARSLAAAETLEERGDHALTAALLRLHSDRMQLAAREERLRDNFASTHRTVPVTAVPAQAEDVHDLDGLRRVGADLAAPDGTAAA from the coding sequence ATGAGCCCCACCGCCAAGGTCCCGCCCGCGCTGGACGTCGACGGGTTGCTGGACGACCGGCGCACCAAGATCATCGTGTGCTGCGGGTCCGGCGGCGTGGGCAAGACCACGACGGCCGCGGCCCTCGGCGTCCGCGCCGCCGAACGGGGACGCGACGTCGTCGTCCTCACCGTGGACCCGGCGCGGCGGCTCGCGCAGTCGATGGGCCTCAGCGAGCTCGACAACAACCCGCGCAAGATCGAGGTCGACGGCGACGGTGAGCTGCACGCCATGATGCTCGACATGAAGCGGACGTTCGACGAGATCGTCGAGGCGCACGCCGACCCGGACCGCGCGAAGCAGATCCTCGCGAACCCCTTCTACCAGTCGCTGTCCTCGAGCCTGTCGGGCACGCAGGAGTACATGGCGATGGAGAAGCTCGGCCAGCTGCACCGGTCCGGCGCCTGGGACCTGATCATCGTCGACACCCCGCCGTCCCGGAACGCGCTCGACTTCCTCGACGCGCCCGAGCGGATGGGCCGGTTCCTCGACGGCCGGTTCATGAAGATGCTCGCGGCGCCCGCGAAGACGGGCGGACGCTTCGGCGTCAAGGTGATCAGCGCCGGGTTCGGCATGTTCACCGGCGTGGTCAACAAGGTCATCGGTGTCCAGCTGCTCCGCGACGTCCAGACGTTCGTCGCCGCGTTCGACACGGTGTTCGGCGGGTTCCAGGAGCGCGCAGAGAAGACCTTCCAGCTGCTGCAGACTCCCGGCACCGCGTTCCTCGTCGTGGCCGCGCCGGAGCCGGACGCGCTGCGCGAGGCGTCGTACTTCATCGAGCGGCTCGCCGAGGAGCGGATGCCGCTCGCGGGCCTGGTCGTCAACCGGGTGCACGAGTCCGCCGCCGACGGCCTGTCGGCCGCCCGCAGCCTCGCCGCCGCCGAGACGCTCGAGGAGCGCGGCGACCACGCGCTCACCGCCGCGCTGCTGCGGCTGCACTCCGACCGCATGCAGCTCGCCGCCCGCGAGGAGCGCCTGCGCGACAACTTCGCGTCCACGCACCGGACCGTCCCGGTCACCGCCGTGCCCGCGCAGGCCGAGGACGTCCATGACCTGGACGGCCTGCGCCGCGTGGGCGCGGACCTGGCCGCGCCCGACGGCACCGCCGCCGCCTGA
- a CDS encoding ArsA-related P-loop ATPase, with amino-acid sequence MSARDTDWDGVRLHVVTGKGGTGKTTVAAALALALASEGRRVLLVEVEGRQGIAQLFDCPPLPYEERRVAVAPGGGDVYALAIDTEEALIEYLEMFYNLKRAGKAMTRLGIVDFVTTIAPGLRDVILTGKTSESVRRRKKDKSFLYDAVVMDAPPTGRITKFLNVNDEVSGLAKVGPVRNHADTVMKVVRSPETAVHFVTLLEEMPVQETMDGIRDLTEVGLPVGGVFVNMEHAPVLSEDDRARAASGELDTDEIVRGVKAAGLERDAEPIAAVLAAEAGEHARRTALQRREKERLESVDRPRYTLPLLSDGMDLAGLYDLAAALREQGAA; translated from the coding sequence GTGAGCGCGAGAGACACCGACTGGGACGGCGTGCGCCTGCACGTGGTCACCGGCAAGGGCGGGACCGGCAAGACCACCGTCGCCGCCGCACTCGCCCTGGCGCTGGCCTCCGAGGGACGCCGGGTCCTGCTCGTCGAGGTCGAGGGCCGGCAGGGCATCGCCCAGCTCTTCGACTGCCCCCCGCTCCCCTACGAGGAGCGCCGGGTCGCCGTCGCGCCCGGCGGCGGGGACGTCTACGCGCTCGCCATCGACACCGAAGAGGCGCTCATCGAGTACCTCGAGATGTTCTACAACCTCAAGCGCGCCGGGAAGGCGATGACGCGGCTCGGCATCGTCGACTTTGTCACCACCATCGCCCCCGGCCTGCGCGACGTCATCCTCACCGGCAAGACGAGCGAGTCCGTGCGGCGCCGCAAGAAGGACAAGTCGTTCCTCTACGACGCCGTCGTCATGGACGCCCCGCCCACCGGCCGCATCACCAAGTTCCTCAACGTCAACGACGAGGTGTCCGGGCTCGCGAAGGTCGGGCCCGTCCGCAACCACGCCGACACCGTCATGAAGGTCGTGCGCAGCCCCGAGACGGCCGTCCACTTCGTCACGCTCCTGGAGGAGATGCCCGTCCAGGAGACGATGGACGGCATCCGCGACCTCACCGAGGTCGGCCTGCCGGTCGGCGGGGTGTTCGTGAACATGGAGCACGCGCCCGTCCTGTCCGAGGACGACCGCGCCCGCGCCGCGTCCGGCGAACTCGACACCGACGAGATCGTCCGCGGGGTGAAGGCCGCCGGCCTGGAACGCGACGCCGAGCCGATCGCCGCGGTGCTGGCCGCCGAGGCCGGCGAGCACGCCCGCCGCACCGCCCTGCAGCGCCGCGAGAAGGAGCGCCTGGAGTCCGTCGACCGCCCCCGGTACACGCTGCCGCTGCTGTCCGACGGCATGGATCTCGCCGGGCTGTACGACCTGGCGGCCGCACTGCGCGAGCAGGGCGCGGCATGA
- a CDS encoding slipin family protein, giving the protein MGAIILIVLLGIAVVGLMVAGSAIRVVQQFEHGIVFRFGQVQRGGQLRPGAVRAPGLTAIIPVMERMQKVSRQTITMDVPAQEGITEDNVSVRVDAVVYFRVVDPVKAIVNVHNYGYAVSQVAQTSLRSVIGQADMQELLGEREKINTRLRRIIDEITQDPWGILIERVEIKDVSLPEGMKRSMARQAEAERERRARIITADGEFQASKRLAAAAEIMSQDPAALQLRLLQTVVEVSAEKNSTLVMPLPVEILRFFDRMTGDAKKIAGEGAAEEKPDLGERLAKAEQELAKAADASSPALESPEDVPPVIGLDEPGSAQGVAAPRADERQGLAGGEPGTAGGEPGTAAGERREPPRD; this is encoded by the coding sequence ATGGGAGCGATCATCCTTATTGTGCTGCTGGGCATCGCCGTGGTCGGGCTGATGGTCGCGGGCTCGGCAATCCGGGTGGTGCAGCAGTTCGAGCACGGCATCGTGTTCCGGTTCGGACAGGTGCAGCGAGGCGGGCAACTGCGTCCGGGGGCGGTGCGAGCGCCCGGACTGACCGCGATCATCCCGGTGATGGAGCGGATGCAGAAGGTCAGCCGGCAGACGATCACGATGGACGTGCCCGCGCAGGAGGGCATCACCGAGGACAACGTGAGCGTTCGCGTGGACGCCGTCGTCTACTTCCGGGTGGTCGACCCGGTGAAGGCGATCGTGAACGTCCACAACTACGGGTACGCGGTGTCGCAGGTGGCGCAGACGTCGCTGCGGTCGGTCATCGGCCAGGCGGACATGCAGGAGCTGCTGGGCGAGCGCGAGAAGATCAACACCCGGCTGCGGCGGATCATCGACGAGATCACCCAGGACCCGTGGGGCATCCTCATCGAGCGCGTCGAGATCAAGGACGTGTCGCTGCCCGAGGGGATGAAGCGGTCGATGGCGCGGCAGGCCGAGGCCGAGCGGGAGCGGCGCGCCCGGATCATCACCGCGGACGGCGAGTTCCAGGCGTCCAAGCGGCTCGCCGCCGCGGCGGAGATCATGTCGCAGGACCCGGCCGCCCTCCAGTTGCGGCTGCTGCAGACGGTCGTCGAGGTGTCCGCGGAGAAGAACAGCACGCTCGTCATGCCGCTGCCGGTGGAGATCCTGCGGTTCTTCGACCGGATGACGGGAGACGCGAAGAAGATCGCCGGCGAGGGGGCGGCCGAGGAGAAGCCGGACCTCGGCGAGCGGCTCGCGAAGGCCGAGCAGGAGCTGGCCAAGGCGGCCGACGCGTCGTCGCCGGCGCTGGAGTCGCCCGAGGACGTTCCGCCGGTGATCGGCCTGGACGAGCCGGGATCCGCGCAGGGCGTCGCCGCCCCGCGCGCGGACGAGCGCCAGGGCCTCGCGGGCGGTGAGCCCGGGACGGCCGGCGGCGAGCCCGGCACGGCCGCGGGCGAGCGCCGGGAGCCGCCGCGCGACTGA
- a CDS encoding DUF4177 domain-containing protein encodes MKKWEYATVPLLVHATKQILDNWGQDGWELVTVLPGPNPENLVAYFKREVQS; translated from the coding sequence ATGAAGAAGTGGGAGTACGCGACCGTTCCGCTGCTGGTGCACGCCACCAAGCAGATTCTCGACAACTGGGGACAGGACGGGTGGGAGCTCGTCACCGTGCTGCCGGGGCCGAACCCGGAGAACCTCGTGGCCTACTTCAAGCGCGAAGTGCAGTCGTAG
- a CDS encoding RidA family protein: MSTPEERIVELGLELPEVVPPVASYLPTARTGSLVYTAGQIPLVKGELGATGKVGAEVSAEEAKAQARICALNAVAALKAEVGELSRVTRIVKVVGFVASAPDFYGQPDVVNGASDLLGEVFGEAGRHARSAVGVAALPRNVPVEVELIAEVG; encoded by the coding sequence ATGAGCACACCCGAGGAGCGGATCGTCGAGCTCGGGCTGGAGCTGCCGGAGGTCGTGCCGCCGGTCGCGTCGTACCTGCCGACGGCGCGGACGGGCTCGCTCGTCTACACGGCCGGGCAGATCCCGCTGGTGAAGGGCGAGCTGGGCGCCACCGGGAAGGTCGGCGCGGAGGTGAGCGCCGAGGAGGCCAAGGCGCAGGCGCGGATCTGCGCGCTGAACGCCGTCGCGGCGCTCAAGGCCGAGGTGGGCGAGCTGTCGCGCGTCACCCGGATCGTGAAGGTCGTCGGGTTCGTCGCGTCCGCGCCCGACTTCTACGGTCAGCCGGACGTCGTCAACGGTGCGAGCGACCTGCTCGGCGAGGTGTTCGGCGAGGCCGGACGGCACGCGCGCAGCGCCGTCGGCGTCGCGGCCCTGCCCCGCAACGTGCCCGTCGAGGTCGAGCTGATCGCCGAGGTCGGCTGA
- a CDS encoding NUDIX domain-containing protein, whose product MVNGLKLPAEFVARIEDLGAGRAEPPPARDAATVVVLRDHDRHGLQAFMLRRTRSMAFAPGVHVFPGGGVDPRDGEASLAWSGPSPAEWAASFGASETVARELVCAAVRETFEETLVLLAGPTAETVVDDTRGDSWESDRRALLDRSLSFGGFLDRRGLVLRSDLLRPWAHWITPTVEPKRYDTRFFVAAIPDGQRARDVSTEADQVAWVRPAEAAERAWAGELAMLPPTLATLTELAEYATVADVLAARREVVAYEPTAEIVDGEAFLVLPEDVAHFYPTG is encoded by the coding sequence ATGGTGAACGGGCTGAAGCTGCCCGCGGAGTTCGTTGCGCGCATCGAGGACCTCGGTGCCGGACGGGCGGAGCCGCCGCCCGCGCGGGACGCGGCGACGGTCGTGGTGCTGCGCGATCACGACCGGCACGGGCTGCAGGCGTTCATGCTGCGGCGGACGCGGTCCATGGCGTTCGCGCCCGGTGTCCACGTCTTCCCCGGTGGCGGGGTCGATCCGCGCGACGGTGAGGCGTCGCTCGCGTGGTCGGGGCCGTCGCCCGCCGAGTGGGCCGCCTCGTTCGGCGCGAGCGAGACGGTCGCGCGCGAGCTGGTGTGCGCGGCGGTGCGCGAGACGTTCGAGGAGACGCTCGTGCTGCTCGCGGGCCCGACGGCGGAGACGGTCGTCGACGACACGCGCGGGGACTCCTGGGAGTCGGACCGGCGGGCACTGCTCGACCGTTCCCTGTCGTTCGGCGGTTTCCTCGACCGGCGCGGCCTGGTGCTCCGGTCGGACCTGCTGCGCCCGTGGGCGCACTGGATCACCCCGACGGTCGAGCCGAAGCGCTACGACACCCGGTTCTTCGTGGCGGCGATCCCGGATGGGCAGCGCGCGCGCGACGTCAGCACAGAGGCCGACCAGGTGGCGTGGGTGCGTCCCGCGGAGGCGGCGGAGCGTGCGTGGGCCGGTGAACTGGCGATGCTGCCGCCGACCCTGGCGACGCTGACCGAACTGGCCGAGTACGCGACGGTCGCGGACGTCCTGGCGGCCCGCCGCGAGGTCGTCGCGTACGAGCCGACCGCGGAGATCGTGGACGGGGAGGCGTTCCTGGTGCTGCCCGAGGACGTCGCGCACTTCTACCCGACCGGGTGA
- a CDS encoding MBL fold metallo-hydrolase produces MTEIDGMGTDRAFCVLAPNPSAMTLDGTNTWIIAEPDADEVVVIDPGPKDGVHLRRVADTIAARGQRAGLVLLTHGHPDHSAGAERFVKLAGGDAKVRALDPRHRLGDEGLAEGDVVTTGGVELRVMETPGHSDDSLTFWLPADRAVLTGDTVLGYGTTVLEGKLGDYMSSLDRLRRFSADMAAATILPGHGPKLDDPLAALDHYIDHRRERLAQVEAAVAGGARTAREVVEIVYADVDRTLWPAAEWSVQAQLDYLNERT; encoded by the coding sequence ATGACCGAGATCGACGGTATGGGAACGGATCGGGCGTTCTGCGTGCTGGCGCCGAATCCGTCCGCGATGACCCTGGACGGCACCAACACGTGGATCATCGCGGAACCGGACGCCGACGAGGTTGTGGTGATCGATCCGGGGCCGAAGGACGGCGTCCACCTGCGGCGCGTCGCGGACACGATCGCCGCGCGCGGGCAGCGGGCCGGGCTCGTCCTGCTCACCCACGGGCATCCGGACCACTCCGCCGGGGCGGAACGGTTCGTGAAGCTGGCCGGCGGGGACGCGAAGGTGCGGGCGCTGGACCCCCGGCACCGGCTCGGCGACGAGGGGCTCGCCGAGGGCGACGTCGTCACGACCGGCGGCGTGGAGCTGCGGGTGATGGAGACGCCGGGGCACAGCGACGACTCGCTGACGTTCTGGCTGCCCGCGGACCGGGCCGTCCTGACGGGCGACACCGTGCTCGGCTACGGGACGACCGTGCTGGAGGGGAAGCTCGGGGACTACATGAGCTCGCTCGACCGGCTGCGCAGGTTCTCCGCGGACATGGCGGCGGCGACGATCCTGCCCGGCCACGGACCGAAGCTGGACGATCCGCTGGCGGCCCTCGACCACTACATCGACCACCGGCGGGAGCGGCTCGCGCAGGTCGAGGCGGCCGTGGCGGGCGGCGCCCGGACGGCGCGCGAGGTCGTGGAGATCGTGTACGCGGACGTCGACAGGACGCTGTGGCCCGCGGCGGAATGGTCCGTGCAGGCGCAGCTCGACTACCTGAACGAGCGGACCTGA
- a CDS encoding Crp/Fnr family transcriptional regulator, with the protein MTDRDVDVLSRAPLFEALDEQGAKALRANVTEVRLARGQTLFNEGETGDRLYVVVEGKIKLTRTAPDGRENLLSVLGPSEMFGELSLFDPRPRTASAIAVTECRLAGLGHDQLRPWLTGHAEVAVQLLRALAQRLRKTNDVMADLVFTDVPGRVAKALLDLAERFGQPSEAGLHVHHDLTQEELAQLVGASRETVNKALADFAQRNWLRIEARAVVILDIERLRKRSK; encoded by the coding sequence GTGACCGACCGCGACGTGGACGTTCTGAGCAGAGCCCCGCTCTTCGAGGCACTCGATGAGCAGGGGGCCAAGGCGCTGCGCGCCAACGTGACCGAGGTGCGGCTCGCCCGCGGTCAGACCCTGTTCAACGAGGGCGAGACGGGCGACCGCCTGTACGTCGTCGTGGAGGGGAAGATCAAGCTGACCCGCACGGCGCCGGACGGCCGGGAGAACCTGCTGAGCGTCCTCGGCCCCAGCGAGATGTTCGGCGAGCTCTCGCTGTTCGACCCCCGCCCGCGCACCGCCAGCGCCATCGCGGTGACCGAGTGCCGGCTGGCCGGGCTCGGCCACGACCAGCTGCGGCCCTGGCTGACCGGGCACGCCGAGGTCGCCGTGCAGCTGCTGCGCGCGCTGGCCCAGCGGCTGCGCAAGACCAACGACGTCATGGCCGACCTGGTCTTCACCGACGTCCCCGGCCGTGTCGCCAAGGCCCTGCTGGACCTCGCCGAGCGCTTCGGGCAGCCGTCCGAGGCGGGCCTGCACGTGCACCACGACCTCACGCAGGAGGAACTGGCCCAGCTCGTCGGCGCGTCCCGGGAGACCGTCAACAAGGCGCTGGCCGACTTCGCGCAGCGGAACTGGCTGCGTATAGAGGCCCGCGCGGTCGTCATCCTCGACATCGAGCGGCTCCGCAAGCGCTCCAAGTGA
- the nth gene encoding endonuclease III, which translates to MATKAARPAGSPAARPRRAGRRGPETRLGLVRRARRMNRILTETYPDAHCELNFGTPFQLLVATVLSAQTTDKRVNLTTPALFAKYPTPEDLAAADPEDVEALLKPTGFFRAKTKSVMGLSAALVERFGGEVPGRLDDLVTLPGVGRKTANVVLGNAFDVPGITVDTHFGRLVRRFAWTDETDPDKVERAIGELFPRKDWTMLSHRLIWHGRRICHARRPACGACPLAATCPAFGEGPTDVETAEALVKPGPFS; encoded by the coding sequence ATGGCGACGAAAGCTGCCCGGCCGGCGGGCTCCCCCGCGGCCCGGCCCCGGCGCGCCGGGCGGCGCGGGCCGGAGACCCGCCTCGGGCTGGTGCGCCGGGCTCGGCGGATGAACAGGATCCTCACGGAAACCTACCCGGACGCGCACTGTGAGCTGAACTTCGGGACCCCCTTCCAGCTCCTGGTCGCCACCGTGCTGTCGGCGCAGACCACCGACAAGCGGGTCAATCTGACCACTCCGGCGCTCTTCGCCAAGTATCCGACGCCCGAGGACCTCGCCGCCGCCGATCCCGAAGACGTCGAGGCGCTGCTGAAGCCCACGGGGTTCTTCCGCGCCAAGACCAAGTCGGTGATGGGCCTGTCCGCCGCCCTGGTGGAGCGCTTCGGCGGCGAGGTGCCCGGACGCCTGGACGACCTCGTCACGCTGCCCGGCGTCGGACGCAAGACCGCGAACGTCGTGCTCGGCAACGCGTTCGACGTCCCGGGCATCACGGTCGACACCCACTTCGGGCGCCTCGTCCGCCGCTTCGCCTGGACGGACGAGACCGACCCGGACAAGGTCGAGCGGGCGATCGGCGAGCTGTTCCCGCGCAAGGACTGGACGATGCTGTCGCACCGGCTGATCTGGCACGGGCGCCGCATCTGCCACGCGCGCCGTCCCGCCTGCGGCGCCTGCCCCCTCGCCGCGACCTGCCCCGCGTTCGGGGAGGGCCCGACGGACGTGGAGACGGCCGAGGCGCTCGTGAAGCCGGGCCCGTTCTCCTGA
- a CDS encoding CoA pyrophosphatase produces the protein MTVPPPFRPAPDARAAAVLILFGDGPDGPDVLLTERAATLNKHAGQPAFPGGRIDPEDDGPVAAALREAWEEAGVEPSGVDVLCTLPELYLSRSRHRVTPVAGWWREPSKIAPGHPGEVATVARVPIDELVDPANRLTVRHPSGMNLGPAFRVGGMLVWGFTAGLLGEVLAAGGWDRPWDSDHVEDLPPDVLDLASRG, from the coding sequence ATGACGGTGCCGCCGCCGTTCCGCCCGGCCCCGGACGCCCGCGCCGCCGCGGTGCTGATCCTGTTCGGCGACGGGCCGGACGGTCCGGACGTCCTGCTCACCGAGCGTGCGGCGACCCTCAACAAGCACGCCGGGCAGCCCGCGTTCCCCGGCGGCCGCATCGACCCCGAGGACGACGGCCCGGTCGCGGCGGCGCTGCGCGAGGCGTGGGAGGAGGCGGGCGTCGAGCCGTCCGGCGTGGACGTGCTGTGCACCCTCCCGGAGCTGTACCTGAGCCGCAGCCGGCACCGCGTCACGCCGGTGGCCGGCTGGTGGCGCGAACCGTCCAAGATCGCGCCCGGGCATCCCGGCGAGGTCGCGACCGTCGCCCGCGTCCCGATCGACGAGCTCGTCGACCCGGCGAACCGGCTGACCGTCCGGCACCCGTCCGGTATGAACCTCGGCCCGGCGTTCCGGGTCGGCGGCATGCTCGTGTGGGGGTTCACGGCCGGGCTCCTCGGCGAGGTCCTCGCGGCCGGCGGCTGGGACCGTCCGTGGGACTCCGATCACGTCGAAGATCTCCCGCCGGACGTCCTCGACCTGGCCTCGCGCGGCTGA
- a CDS encoding MarP family serine protease: protein MLDLILLGLVVLFGVSGYRQGFIVSLLSFAGFVGGGVAGVLIAPPIAESTVDGAAQQVLLAIVVAFLSATLGQLIASSAGAVLRNRVTGLNARTADAVGGTFVSALSLLIVAWFFGSMVANSEFQWLRTQVKGSTVINGVDGVMPPQAHTWFTSFQGFVKNSEFPQVFNGLAGESVVEVPPPDDAVLGTGGLRDARNSIVKIVSTAPQCQRRIEGTGFVYAPDHIMTNAHVVAGARGPSTVANRTGDTAKGRVVLYNPSRDIAVLHVPGLNARPLDFEMEAEVRDSAIIAGFPKNEPFSASAARIRARQTAKGPDIYHSGQVAREIYAIRGKVEPGNSGGPLLTPDGRVYGVIFAAALDTPSTGYALTAEEVASDARAGASRTAPVDTLSCSD, encoded by the coding sequence ATGCTCGATCTGATCCTTCTAGGGCTCGTCGTGCTGTTCGGCGTCTCGGGCTACCGGCAGGGCTTCATCGTGAGCCTGCTGAGCTTCGCGGGCTTCGTCGGCGGCGGCGTCGCCGGGGTGCTGATCGCCCCGCCGATCGCCGAATCCACCGTGGACGGCGCCGCGCAGCAGGTGCTGCTCGCCATCGTCGTCGCGTTCCTGTCCGCGACGCTCGGGCAGCTCATCGCGTCCTCGGCGGGGGCCGTGCTCCGCAACCGGGTCACCGGGCTGAACGCCCGCACGGCGGACGCGGTCGGCGGCACGTTCGTCAGCGCGCTGTCGCTGCTGATCGTCGCGTGGTTCTTCGGCAGCATGGTCGCGAACTCGGAGTTCCAGTGGCTTCGCACCCAGGTCAAGGGCTCGACGGTCATCAACGGAGTCGACGGGGTGATGCCGCCGCAGGCGCACACCTGGTTCACCTCGTTCCAGGGATTCGTGAAGAACAGCGAGTTCCCGCAGGTGTTCAACGGGCTCGCCGGCGAGTCGGTGGTCGAGGTGCCGCCGCCGGACGACGCGGTCCTCGGGACGGGCGGGCTGCGGGACGCGCGCAACAGCATCGTCAAGATCGTCAGCACGGCGCCGCAGTGCCAGCGGCGCATCGAGGGCACCGGGTTCGTGTACGCGCCCGACCACATCATGACGAACGCGCATGTCGTCGCGGGCGCGCGCGGGCCGTCCACCGTGGCCAACCGCACGGGCGACACCGCGAAGGGCCGTGTCGTCCTGTACAACCCCAGCCGTGACATCGCCGTCCTGCACGTGCCGGGGCTGAACGCACGCCCGCTCGACTTCGAGATGGAGGCCGAGGTGCGCGACAGCGCGATTATCGCGGGCTTCCCGAAGAACGAGCCGTTCAGCGCGAGCGCCGCCCGGATCCGCGCCCGGCAGACCGCCAAGGGGCCCGACATCTACCACTCCGGGCAGGTCGCCCGCGAGATCTACGCGATCCGCGGCAAGGTCGAGCCGGGCAACTCCGGCGGGCCGCTGCTGACGCCGGACGGGCGCGTCTACGGCGTCATCTTCGCCGCGGCGCTCGACACCCCCTCCACCGGCTACGCGCTGACCGCCGAGGAGGTCGCCTCCGACGCGCGCGCGGGCGCGAGCCGCACCGCGCCCGTCGACACCCTGAGCTGCTCCGACTGA
- a CDS encoding DUF309 domain-containing protein yields MQDGMRDRDGSGRPRNARPRDAYGRPLPHGASGIPTMPDDLGMRPSEALREAQRLLDADRPFHAHEVLEAAWKDAPEPERELWRGLAQVAVGVTHMRRGNARGARALLSRAADRLEPYGADPPHSIDVQGVVQRARALVDTPEDGPVDLRLTQN; encoded by the coding sequence ATGCAGGACGGCATGCGGGATCGGGACGGATCGGGACGCCCGCGCAACGCGCGGCCCCGCGACGCGTACGGGCGTCCGCTGCCGCACGGGGCCTCCGGGATCCCCACGATGCCGGACGACCTCGGCATGCGGCCGTCCGAGGCCCTGCGGGAGGCGCAGCGGCTCCTGGACGCCGACCGTCCCTTCCACGCGCACGAAGTGCTGGAGGCCGCCTGGAAGGACGCTCCGGAGCCGGAACGGGAGCTGTGGAGGGGGCTGGCCCAGGTCGCCGTGGGCGTCACCCACATGCGCCGCGGCAACGCGCGCGGCGCGCGGGCGCTGCTGAGCCGCGCCGCGGACCGCCTGGAGCCGTACGGCGCCGACCCTCCGCATTCGATCGACGTCCAGGGCGTCGTGCAGCGCGCCCGCGCTCTCGTGGACACGCCCGAGGACGGCCCGGTCGACCTCAGGCTCACCCAGAACTAG